The genomic window TCTGCGAGTCCAGCGCCCGGGCGCGGGCGAGCAGCGTCCACTGCTCGAGCTTGCCCGGACCCGAACCCCAGGACGCACAGACAACGATGAGTTGGGCGCCGCGCCGGGCCAGCTCGGTGTAGAGGGCGGGAAACCGGATGTCATAGCAAACGGTCAACCCGATGCCGACGCCGTCGACCGTGATCACCACCGGCTCGCGACCGGGTGCGACCGTACGCGACTCGGTGAAGCCGAACGCGTCATACAGGTGGATCTTGTCGTAGTGGGCCCACACCCCATCCGAGGGCTGATTCGGCGGACCCGGGCTCGCCGCGATGACGGTGTTCGTCACCCGCCCGTCGCCGGACGGGGTGAACATGCCGGCGATCACGGTGACTCCGGAGTCGGCGGCGATCCGCCGGACACCGTCGCCCCACGGCCCGTCGACCGGCTCGGCGATCGGCTCCAGCGGCACCCCGAACCGGCACATGGTTGCCTCCGGGAAGACCACCAGCGCGGCACCGGCGTCTGCGGCACGGGCGGTGTATTCACGCACCAGCTGCAGGTTCGCCGCCGGATCGGTGCCGCTGAGGAGTTGCGCCAGGGCGATTCGCATAGCCGCCAGCTTAGGCGCGGCGACGATGCGCGCCGTGTGCGGCGCGGGGAGGAGGCGGGCGGTTCAGCTTAGGCGCGGCGACGATGCGCGCCGTGTGCGGCGCGGGGAGGAGGCGGGCGGTTCAGCTTAGGCGCGGCGACGATGCGCGCCGATCAGCCGTGGCTGATGATCCACTCCGAGGTGAACTGCTGTTCGGCGCTCACCAGGTTGGCCAATTCTGTTCCGATGATCTTCTCCAGCTTGCCGCCGATGAGCGGAATCCGGACGTGGACCGTGAGTTGGCACTCCAGCCGCGAACCGCCCGACTCGGCCGCGGGGAACAGTGTTGCGGTGCCGGAGACTTTCGCCGGGGCGCCCGCGACCGATCCCGAGAAGGTGCTCGAGGCCGTGCCGTCGGTGACCGGGCCCCAGCTCTCCTCACGCCGGATGCAGAGGTCGCCGCGGTGCAACTGCGAGATCATCCCGGGCAGTTTGTCGCTGTGCACGATCTGCAGGGTGACCACCTCGAGGGCCCCGTTGTCGCCGGGCTCCAGCAACTCGAGTTTCGCGTCGTCGACACCGGAGGCCGCCAGCCTGGCCAGCCAGTAGGCCTCATCGGTGAAGGCTTGCAGGACCTCTTCCACGCTGTCCTGATACTCGGCGGACAAGTCGAATGAACGCGGCATAGCTGGTCAGGCTACCGTTACGGGCCATGAATGGGCGCGAAGTCGGATCCCTGGATGCCGGTGCGTCTGTCGCTGAGGCGGTGTCGCTGGCCCCGCTGACAACTTTGCGGGTCGGGCCGGTCGCCCGCCGTCTGATCACCTGCACCAGCACCGATCAGGTGGTCGCGGTGGTGCGGCAGCTGGACGCGGAACCCGCCGAGCGCGGCGCTGGCCCGCTGCTGATCTTTTCCGGTGGCTCCAATCTGGTGCTCGCCGACACATTGACCGATCTGACCGCGGTCCGGGTCGCCAACGGCGGTATCGCGATCGACGGCAACCTGGTCCGCGCTGAGGCCGGGGCGGTCTGGGACGACGTGGTGGTCGCGGCCATCGAACACGGGCTGGGCGGTCTGGAATGCCTGTCCGGCATCCCCGGCTCGGCGGGGGCGACGCCGGTGCAGAACGTCGGGGCCTACGGCGCGGAAGTGTCCGACACCATCACCCGGGTGCGGGTGCTCGATCGACGCAGCGGCGAAGTGCGCTGGATACCAGCCGACGAGCTCGGCTTCGGGTATCGCACCAGCGCATTCAAGCGCGCCGGCGGTGGGCACACCCCGGTGGTGGTGCTGGAAGTGGAGTTTGCGTTGGACGGTTCGGGACGCGGTGCGCCGCTGCGTTACGGCGAGCTGGCTGCCGCGCTCGGGGCCCAGGCCGGCGATCGGCCCGACTCGCGCGTGGTCCGCGACGCGGTATTGGCGCTGCGCGCGCGCAAGGGCATGGTCCTCGATCCGGCCGACCACGACACCTGGAGCGTCGGCTCGTTCTTCACCAACCCGGTGGTGACGCCGGAGGCCTACGAGCGGCTCGCAGCCCGCGCCGACGGTCCGGTGCCGCACTGGCCGGCACCCGGGGGCGTCAAGCTGGCCGCCGGCTGGCTGGTGGAGCGGGCGGGTTTCGGCAAGGGCTATCCGGGCGACGAAGCGGCGACCTGCCGGTTGTCGACCAAACATGCGCTCGCCCTGACCAACCGCGGCGGCGCCAGCACCGAGGACGTGATCGCCCTGGCCCGCATCGTCCGGGACGGGGTCCGCGACGTGTTTGCCATCACACTCGAGCCCGAGCCCGTTCTGCTCGGTTGCCCGCTGTAGCTGTTAATTTAGCCGCGGACCCGCGTCGTCATTGCGCTGTCGTGGCGGGCAACGACGGTGTGTCCCGGTATCTTTGGATGTCGTGAACACCTCCGATCGCCAGCCGCCGGTCAACCGGCGCCTGGCTTTGGCGGCCCTCGGGCTTGGTGTGTTCGCTCCCAGCGTGTTGGCCGCCTGCGGTGACACCGCGGCCAAGCAAGCGGAGAAGAACAAGGAGCGGGCCGCGCCGCATCTGAAATACCAGCCCGCCGACGCGGCTACCGACGTCGGGCCGATCACGCCGATCAGTGTTCAGGTCTCCGATGGCTGGTTCCAGAAGGTGGCGCTGACGAACTCGTCGGGCAAGCCCGTCGCCGGGTCGTTCAACGACGACCGCACGGTCTACACCGTCACCGAGCCGCTGGGCTACGACGGGGCCTACACCTGGAGCGGCTCGGTCGTGGGCCACGACGGCAAGACGATTCCCGTCGCGGGCAAGTTCACCACCGTGGCGCCGACGAAGAAGATCGACGGCGGATTCCAGTTGGCTGACGGCCAGACCGTGGGTGTGGCGGCCCCGATCATCATCCAGTTCGATGCGCCCATCACCGACAAGGCGACCGTCGAGAAGGCGCTCACCATCACCACCACCCCGCCGGTCGAGGGCAGCTGGGCCTGGTTGCCCGACGAGGCGCAGGGCGCCCGGATCCATTACCGGCCCCGCGAGTACTACCCGGCGGGCACCACCATCAACGTCGACGCCAAGTTCTACGGGCTGCCGTTCGGCGACGGTGCCTACGGCCTGCAGGACATGTCGCTGAAGATCGCGATCGGCCGCAAGCAGGTCGTCAAGGCCGAGGTCTCGTCGCACCGCATCCAGGTGGTCCGCGACGAGGGCGTCATCATGGACTTCCCGTGCAGCTACGGCGAGGCGGACAAGGCACGCAACGTCACCCGCAACGGCATCCACGTGGTGACCGAGAAATACGCGGACTTCTACATGTCCAACCCGGCCGCCGGCTACAGCCACGTGCACGAGCGCTGGGCGGTGCGCATCTCCAACAACGGCGAGTTCATCCACGCCAACCCCAGCAGCGCCGGCGCCCAGGGCAACACCAACGTCACCAACGGCTGCGTCAACCTGTCCACCGAGGACGCCGAGCAGTACTACCAGACCGCGATCTACGGCGACCCCGTCGAGGTGACCGGCAGCACCATCCAGCTTTCCTACTCCGACGGCGACATCTGGGACTGGGCCGTGGACTGGGACACCTGGGTGGCCATGTCGGCGCTGCCGCCACCGACGGCACGCCCGCCGTCGACTCAGATCCCCGTCACCGCCCCGGTCACCCCGTCGAACGCGCCAACTCTGTCGGGTACCCCCACTACTTCGACGTCTGGGAGCGCCACGACCACTACCGTTTCGCCTAGCCCCGGCGGTTAAACCGCCGGGTGTCGGCCTGGTCGCGCGGCTTCATCACGATCAGGTCCAAGTCCACGTGCGACGGCCGCGAGGCCACGAATCCGATCACCTCGGCGACGTCGGCTGCCACCAGCGGCGTGATGCCGGTGTAGACGGCGTCGGCGCGCTGTTCGTCGCCGTCGAATCGAACCAGGGAAAACTCGGTTTCCACTGCGCCGGGCGCAATCTCAGTGAGCCGTACCGGTTTTCCGAGTAGTTCGCCGCGCATCGTGCGGTGCAGCGCGCTCTGGGCGTGTTTGGCCGCCGTGTAGCCGGCACCGCCGTCGTAGATCTCCATCGCGGCGACCGAGGTGACCGTGACGATCAAGCCGTCGCCGGACTCGATCAGCTTGGGGAGCAGCGCGCGGGTGACCCGGAGCGTGCCCAGCACGTTCGTCTCCCACATCCACTGCCAGTGCGCCAGGTCGGCGTCGGCGACGAACTCCAGTCCGCGGGCGCCTCCGGCGTTGTTGACCAGCACGTCGACCCGGTTCAGCCGGCTCGCCAGCTCGGCGACGGCGGCGTCGTCTGTGACGTCAGCCACAATTGCGGTGCCGCCGATTTCGTTCGCGAGAGCGGTGATCCGATCCGCACGGCGGGCCACCGCCACGACGTGCAACCCAAGGGCCGCAAGGGTTTTGGCGGTCGCCTCGCCGATACCCGAGCTGGCACCGGTGACTACGGCGATTCGTTGGTCAGTATTAGCTGCAGTCATCGAGACAATTCTAATAAACGTGCTAAATTCCCTTTGTGCATCACAGCACCTTGTTCAACGCCACCACCGCGTGTCTGTGCGCGGCGGGTGCGTGTTGTTGCCGCGCACTTTGCCGCGCCTGACTCAGCACAGGTGGGGCCGAAGACCGGCCATAGAACTCGGACAAAGGATGCTCGTGCGCTCGACCACTCTCACCCATTCACACCATTCCACCACTCGCAAGAATCACCTGCGACTGCACCGGCAGATTCTGCCGCCGGCCCTGCACATCGCTGACTCGGCGGCGGCGTCGGTCTTCCGCGCGGTGCGGCTGCGCGGCCCGGTGGGCCGCGACGTCATCGCCGGCGTCACCTCGCTGAGCATCGCCACGGTGAACCGTCAGGTCATCGCGCTGCTCGATGCGGGCCTGCTTCGGGAGCGGGCCGACTTGGCCGTCTCCGGCGCCATCGGGCGCCCCCGGGTTCCCGTGGAGATCAACCACGAACCCTTTGTGGCGCTGGGCATTCACGTCGGTGCGCGGACCACCAGCATCGTCGCGGCCGACCTGTTCGGCCGGACGCTGGACACCGTCGAGACGCCCACACCGCTGAGCCCCGCGGGCCCGGCGCTGGCGTCACTGGCCGAAAGCGCGACCCGTTACCTGCGACGCTGGCACCGGCGCCGTCCGCTGTGGGTCGGGGTCGCCATCGGTGGCACCGTCGACAGCGCCACCGGCCACGTCGACCACCCGAGGCTGGGCTGGCGCCAGGCGCCCGTCGGCCCCGTGCTGGCCGACGCGCTGAGCCTGCCAGTGTCGGTGGCGTCGCACGTGGACGCGATGGCGGGCGCCGAGCTGTTGCTCGGCATGCGGCGGTTCGCGCCGAGCTCGCCGACCAGCCTGTATGTCTACGCCCGCGAGACCGTCGGCTACGCGCTGGTGATCGGCGGACGGGTGCACTGCCCGTCCAGCGGTCCGGGCACCATCGCCGGCCTGCCCGCGTACTCCGAGCTGCTGGGCGGCACCGGCCAGCTGGAGTCCACGGTCAGCGACGAAGCGGTGCTCGCCGCGGCCCGCAAGCTGCGCATCCTGCCCGCGGCCCCGCCGGGCCGCCCGAACGGCTCGTCGACCGGGATCGCGGACCTGCTGCGGCTGGCCCGGGCCGGCAACAAGCCGGCCCAGGAGCTGCTGACCGAGCGGGCCCGGGTGCTTGGCGAGGCGGTCGCGCTGCTGCGTGACCTGCTCAACCCTGACGAGCTGGTGGTCGGCGGCCAGGCGTTCACCGAGTATCCGGAAGCCCTGGAGCAGGTCGAAGAGTCGTTCGCCGAGCGCTCCGTGCTGGCGCCGCGCGACCTTCGGGTCACCGCCTTCGGCAACCGTGTGCAGGAGGCCGGAGCCGGGATCGTGTCGCTGGGCGGGCTGTATGCCGACCCGCTCGGTGCGATGCGCCGCGCCGGCGCCATCGGCTCCCGGCTGCCGGAGATCGCGCCCGAGAACACCGCGTAACGCGAGGTTCTGCGCACGCTTGAACTGGGCGCGAGGGCCGTCCTGTAAAGATGACAGTGTGCGGCACGACGACGTCCTCTCGCTGAACGATCCGCGCCGGGTGGCGGTGTTGGCCGTGCACACCTCGCCATTGGCCCAGCCGGGGACCGGCGACGCCGGCGGGATGAACGTCTACGTGCTGCAGAGCGCGTTGCATCTGGCCCGCCGCGGCATCGAGGTGGAGATCTTCACCCGAGCTACCGCGTCCACGGATCCGCCGGTCCAGCGGGTGGCTCCCGGCGTGTTGGTGCGCAACGTCGTGGCGGGGCCTTTCGAGGGCCTGGACAAATACGATCTGCCCACCCAGCTGTGCGCGTTCGCGGCCGGGGTGCTGCGTGCCGAGGCGTCGCACGAACCGGGCTACTACGATATCGTGCACTCGCACTACTGGCTGTCTGGGCAGGTGGGTTGGCTGGCCCGGGACCGGTGGGCGGTGCCGCTGGTGCACACCGCGCACACGCTCGCCGCGGTGAAGAACGCCGCCCTGGCCGAAGGCGACGCACCCGAGCCGCCGCTGCGCACGGTGGGCGAACAGCAGGTGGTCGACGAGGCGGACCGGCTGATCGTCAACACCGATGACGAAGCGAGGCAGCTGATTTCACTGCATCACGCCGCTCCCGCGAAAATCGACGTGGTGCATCCCGGCGTCGACCTGGAGGTGTTCCGCCCGGGTGATCGCGCGGCCGCGCGGGCCAGGCTCGGGCTCGCACCAGACGAGGACGTGGTGGCCTTCGTCGGCCGGATCCAGCCGCTGAAGGCGCCCGACATCGTGCTGCGCGCCGCCGCGAAGCTGCCCGGGGTGCGCATCCTGGTGGCCGGCGGCCCGTCGGGCAGCGGCCTGGCTTCCCCGGACGGCTTGCTGCGGCTGGCCGACGAACTCGGCATCACCGAGCGGGTGACGTTCTTGCCGCCGCAGTCCCGGCAGAATCTGGCCACCGTGTTCCAGGCCGCCAATCTGGTTGCGGTGCCTAGCTATTCGGAATCGTTCGGATTGGTCGCGCTGGAGGCGCAGGCGTGCGGCACGCCGGTGGCCGCAGCCGCCGTCGGGGGACTGCCGGTGGCCGTGCGCGACGGGGTGACCGGGACGCTGGTGCCGGGGCACGACGTCGGCGACTGGGCAGACGCGCTCGACGGGCTGCTGCGACTCGGCGCCGGGCCGCGGGGCCGGGCGATGAGCCGGGTGGCGGCCGCCCACGCGGCGACGTTCTCCTGGGACAACACCACCGACGCGCTGCTGGCCAGTTACCGGCGCGCGATCGGCAACTTCACCGCCGGCCGCCAGCACCGGGTTCGCGACCGGCTCTCGGCGCGCAAGCCGCGCCGTTGGACGTCGCGTCGGGGGGTGGGCGCATGAGCTCCGGCGCCCGCGGCGATGCGGAGCGGAGCGATGAGCAGGAGCGGCGTTCATGACTGTGCAGCAGGTGATCGAGCATGCGCTGCAGGCCAGCGAGCTGGCCTACTCGAAACACGAAGGCGCACATGGTGGTTTGCCCGGTCTGGTGGTCGAACTGCCCGGCGAGCGCAGGCTCAAGACCAACACCATCTTGAGCATCGGCGAGCACTCGGTGCGGGTCGAGGCGTTCGTGTGCCGCAAGCCCGACGAGAACCACGAGGGCGTGTACCGCTTCCTGCTCAAGCGCAACCGCCGGCTCTACGGCGTCGCATACACGCTGGACAACGTCGGCGACATCTACCTCGTGGGCCGGATGTCGCTGGCTTCGGTTGATGCCGACGAGATCGACCGGGTGCTTGGGCAAGTTCTCGAAGCGGTGGATTCGGACTTTAACACCTTGCTGGAGTTGGGTTTTCGCTCGTCGATCCAGAAGGAGTGGGAATGGCGGGTGTCGCGCGGGGAGTCGTTGAAGAATCTGCAGGCCTTCGCTCATCTGATCGACGAAGACGACGACGACTAGCTCCGCGAGCGCAAGCCGGCCGCGGTTTGTGGAACCCAACTTTCGCAGTGGCCTTACGCTCGGCGCGCTTCGCAGAGTGCGTGAGAGACTAACCGGCATGGGAGACACGGCCACGCTGGTATTGCTTCGCCACGGCGAAAGCGAATGGAACTCGCTGAACCTGTTCACCGGCTGGGTCGACGTCGGGCTCACCGAAAAGGGCCGGGCCGAGGCCGTTCGAAGCGGCGAGCTACTGACCGAACACAAGCTGCTGCCCGACGTGCTCTACACCTCGCTGCTGCGCCGCGCGATCACCACCGCGCACCTGGCGCTGGACGCCGCGGACCGGCTGTGGATCCCGGTGCATCGCAGCTGGCGGCTCAACGAGCGGCACTACGGCGCGCTGCAGGGACTGGACAAGGCCGAGACGAAGGCCAAGTACGGCGAAGAGCAGTTCATGACCTGGCGGCGCAGCTACGACACGCCGCCACCGCCCATCGAGCGGGGCAGCGAATTCAGCCAGGACGCCGACCCGCGCTACGTTGACATCGGCGGCGGGCCCCTCACCGAGTGCCTGGCCGACGTGGTGGTCCGGTTCCTGCCGTATTTCACCGACGTCATCGTGCCGGATCTGCGGTTCGGCAAGACGGTGCTGATCGTGGCGCACGGAAACTCGCTGCGCGCCCTGGTCAAGCACCTCGATCAGCTGTCGGACGAGGAGGTCGTCAGCCTGAACATCCCGACCGGCATTCCGCTGCGCTACGACCTGGACGCCGATCTGCGACCGGTGGTGCCCGGTGGAACGTATCTGGACCCGGAGGCGGCCGCCGCGGGCGCCGCGGCGGTTGCCAGCCAGGGCTCGCGGTAGCTTCCCCGGCGTGTCGCCGCACCATGCGTTTGCGGCACCGTTTTGCGGTTTACCGGCCAGTTGGCCAAATTTCGTGTGAACGGGGGCCGAACACCTGTAGCTCAGGTTGTGACTTGTCCGATTTTGTCCTCGTTCCGCTAGGGCTGCGTTCACCAAATTTGTAGGATTTTGTACGTGACCGTGTTCTCGGCGCTGTTGCTGGCCGGGGTGTTGTCCGTGCTGGCACTGGTCGTGGGTGTAGCGGCCGGCACTCGGTTGTCGCCGCGGGTAGCCCGACGCCGCCAGCGGGTGGCTGCTGAGTCGACCGGGATCACCGTTGCGCAGATGCTGCAACGGATCGTCGCGCTGATGCCGATGGGCGCCGCGGTAGTGGATACCCACCGCGACGTCGTCTATCTCAACGATCGGGCCAAGGAGTTGGGCCTGGTGCGCGACCGTCAACTCGACGACCAGGCGTGGCAGGCCGCGCAGCAGGCGCTCGCCGGCGACGACGCCGAATTCGACCTGCAGCCGCACAAGCGCGCGGCGGGTGGCCGGGCGGGGATCTCGGTGCACGGCCAGGCGCGGCTGCTCAGCGAGGAAGACCGCCGCTTCGCCGTGGTGTTCGTGCACGACCAGTCCGACCATGTCCGCATGGAGGCCACCCGGCGCGACTTCGTCGCCAACGTCAGCCACGAGCTCAAAACCCCGGTCGGTGCCATGGCGCTGCTCGCCGAGGCATTGCTGGCCTCGGCCGACGACTCCGAGACGGTGCGCCGCTTCGCCGAGAAGGTGCTGATCGAAGCCAACCGGTTGGGCGACATGGTCGCCGAGTTGATCGAGCTGTCCCGGCTGCAGGGTGCCGAGCGGCTGCCCAACGTGACCGCCGTGGATGTCGACAGCGTTGTCTCCGAGGCGATTTCGCGCCACAAGGTGGCCGCCGAGAACGCCAACATCGAGGTTCGCACCGATGCGCCCAGCGGCCTGCGGGTGCTCGGCGACCAGACGCTGCTGGTCACGGCCCTGGCGAACCTGGTGTCCAATGCCATCGCCTATTCGGCCCCGGGTTCGCCGGTGTCGATCAGCCGTCGCCGCCGCGGCGACAACATCGAGATTGCCGTCACCGACCGCGGCATCGGCATCGCGCTGGAGGACCAGGAGCGCGTGTTCGAGCGCTTCTTCCGGGGGGATAAGGCCCGTTCGCGCGCCACCGGCGGCAGCGGGCTGGGGTTGGCGATCGTCAAACATGTTGCGGCTAACCACAACGGCACTATCGGCGTGTGGAGCAAGCCGGGCACTGGATCCACGTTCACCTTGTCGATTCCGGCGTATCAAGAGGCCGACGGCGACGAGGAACCCGAGGCGCCCCGGGCTCGCGAATTGCGGCCCAACCGCTCACAACGAGAGGAAGAACTAAGTAGATGACCCGCGCTGACGACGATGCAGAGCGTAGCGACGAGGAGGAGTGGCGCTCATGACCAGTGTGCTGATCGTGGAAGACGAGGAGTCGCTTGCCGATCCGCTGGCCTTTCTCCTCCGCAAGGAAGGCTTCGAAGCCACGGTGGTGACCGACGGCTCGGCGGCGCTCGCCGAGTTTGATCGCGCCGGCGCCGACATCGTGCTGCTTGACCTGATGCTGCCCGGCATGTCGGGCACGGATGTGTGCAAGCAGCTGCGGGCTCGGTCCGGCGTGCCGGTGATCATGGTGACCGCGCGCGACAGCGAGATCGACAAGGTGGTCGGTCTAGAGCTGGGCGCCGATGACTATGTGACCAAGCCGTATTCGGCGCGCGAGTTGATCGCCCGCATCCGGGCGGTGCTGCGTCGCGGCGGCGACGACGACTCCGAGGTCAGCGACGGCGTCCTCGAGTCGGGGCCGGTACGCATGGATGTCGAGCGGCACGTGGTGTCGGTCAATGGTGATGCAATCACGTTGCCGCTCAAGGAGTTCGACTTGCTCGAGTACTTGATGCGCAACAGCGGACGGGTGCTCACCCGCGGACAGCTGATCGATCGCGTCTGGGGAGCCGACTATGTCGGGGACACCAAGACGCTCGACGTCCACGTCAAGCGCCTGCGGTCCAAGATCGAGGCTGACCCCGCCAACCCGGTGCACCTGGTGACGGTCCGAGGGTTGGGCTACAAGTTGGAGGGCTGACTGCGCTCGCGCGCAACACATTCGGGAACCCCAGTCCGCGTGCGGACGCGGAAGACTCGCCGGGCGCTCAAACGCCAGGTAGCTGAGCATGATGCCGGCTACCCGCGTGGTGCGGGCACTCTTCGAACATTGACTGCGCATGGTATTGCGCTCAGATCGACGTAAACCGCGGGTGTGCGGGTGTTGTTCCGAAAAGTCCTGCCTCACTGTCATTTTCGTCATTTCGCTACACAATTTTCCGCTGGTGTAAGCGCGAAGTCACGAGGCGTTCACGCGACTCCATTAAATATCCTTGCTATACGTGCGCCGAATAACGGGCCGATGGGAAAGGATCCGGCGAATGGATTTTGCGTTGCTGCCGCCAGAGGTCAACTCCGCGCTTATCTATGCCGGTCCGGGATCGGGGCCTTTGTTGGCGGCCGCGGCGGCCTGGGACAGTGTGGCCGCCGAGCTGGAATCCACGGCCGGCGGTTATGCCACGGAGGTCTCGGGGCTGGCCGGCCAGAGCTGGTTTGGCCCGTCGTCGGTCGCGATGGCGGCGGCGGCCACCTCCTATGCGGACTGGTTGTCGGCTGCGGCGGCTGCGGCCGGTCAGACCGCCGCCCAGGCGTACGGGGCGGCGGCGGCATATGAGGCGGCGTTTGCCGCCACGGTGCCCCCGCCGTTGGTCGCGGCCAATCGGGCGTTGTTGACGGGCCTGGTCGCGACCAATTTCTTCGGGCAGAACACGCCGGCGATCGCGGCGACCGAGGCCCAGTACGCGGCGATGTGGGTCCAAGACGCCACCGCGATGTATACCTACGCTGCGGACTCCTCGGCGGCGAGCACGTTGGGCTCGTTTAGTGAGCCGCCGCAGACGACGAATCAGTCAGGGCAGGATGCCCAGGCTCGCGCCGCGGCGCAGACCGTTGGTAATGCCACGAGTTCGCGGACTCAGTCCGTGGCACAGCTCAGCTCGACCAACACTGCCCAACAGGCGGGCTCCACCATCCCGGGAGACCCCCCCATCCCTGAGGGCTCCACCACCACCGTTCCGGCCGGCAGCACCCTGACGGTCGGGCCCGGTTCGGTCGCATACATTAATAGCGGCTCAGTCACCATCGCGACCACCAGCAGTGATGGTTCCGTCTATTTCGGGAGCGCTACCTCCATCATCGTGAACGCCGGTAGCGCCGTCACTCTTGGCACCGAAGCCGTGGGCGCCGACGGCGTGCTGTATCAGGCCGGCGCTACGGTGGCTGCCGGCGCCAATCCCCTTACCCTGACCCCCGTAGAGGCTTTCCCGGACGTCGTGGCTTACCTCATCAGCGGGTCCGCCGTCATTACCGGTAACCCGGTTGCGGATACGACCGGCATCGTCAACCTCAGCTCCTCCTCGATCACCGCCGTCGTCGGCTCCTCCGCCGCGTCGATCACCAACGCCACCGGCAGTGTCGGCTATGTCGCCGCCGCCCCGGCCGCTTCCAGCGGCGCGGTGCCTGGGCTCGGCTTGCTGACCAGCTCACCGGGCTTAGCGGGAACATCGGGAATCCAACCCCAGCTGGACGTGGAGGGGCTTCTGGAATGGGCCGGCACTCTATCGGGCACCGAGTTGGCCGGCGCGATCGGCTAAGGCAAGCAAGGGCAGCGAGGGCTGCGGGGCATCCCGTTCAGGGCGGGTGCCCTCGTGATCAACGCAGGCCCACTTCGGCGTGACCGGTGCCGAGCACCGACCACTTCCGGCCACCGAGTTCGACGTCGATGTCGGCCTGCTCGGTGTTGGTGCACACCACCGTGGCTCCGTCGGGATCGGTGTATTCGAGGCTGACGCACCTGTCCCGGGGCTGATGAACCCGGATGGTCACGTCGTGACCCTTGATGCGCCCCGCGAGTTGCCAGTGCGGCAGACCCAACGCGGCCCGCATCCGCGGCGCCGGCAAAGTGCTTGCGGGCCAATCCTTTCCGTCGATCCGGAAGCGGACGAAGGCCAGCGGCGGAAGCCGGCGC from Mycobacterium shigaense includes these protein-coding regions:
- a CDS encoding phosphoglyceromutase; the encoded protein is MGDTATLVLLRHGESEWNSLNLFTGWVDVGLTEKGRAEAVRSGELLTEHKLLPDVLYTSLLRRAITTAHLALDAADRLWIPVHRSWRLNERHYGALQGLDKAETKAKYGEEQFMTWRRSYDTPPPPIERGSEFSQDADPRYVDIGGGPLTECLADVVVRFLPYFTDVIVPDLRFGKTVLIVAHGNSLRALVKHLDQLSDEEVVSLNIPTGIPLRYDLDADLRPVVPGGTYLDPEAAAAGAAAVASQGSR
- a CDS encoding sensor histidine kinase, which produces MTVFSALLLAGVLSVLALVVGVAAGTRLSPRVARRRQRVAAESTGITVAQMLQRIVALMPMGAAVVDTHRDVVYLNDRAKELGLVRDRQLDDQAWQAAQQALAGDDAEFDLQPHKRAAGGRAGISVHGQARLLSEEDRRFAVVFVHDQSDHVRMEATRRDFVANVSHELKTPVGAMALLAEALLASADDSETVRRFAEKVLIEANRLGDMVAELIELSRLQGAERLPNVTAVDVDSVVSEAISRHKVAAENANIEVRTDAPSGLRVLGDQTLLVTALANLVSNAIAYSAPGSPVSISRRRRGDNIEIAVTDRGIGIALEDQERVFERFFRGDKARSRATGGSGLGLAIVKHVAANHNGTIGVWSKPGTGSTFTLSIPAYQEADGDEEPEAPRARELRPNRSQREEELSR
- the regX gene encoding two-component sensory transduction protein RegX: MTSVLIVEDEESLADPLAFLLRKEGFEATVVTDGSAALAEFDRAGADIVLLDLMLPGMSGTDVCKQLRARSGVPVIMVTARDSEIDKVVGLELGADDYVTKPYSARELIARIRAVLRRGGDDDSEVSDGVLESGPVRMDVERHVVSVNGDAITLPLKEFDLLEYLMRNSGRVLTRGQLIDRVWGADYVGDTKTLDVHVKRLRSKIEADPANPVHLVTVRGLGYKLEG
- a CDS encoding PPE family protein, with protein sequence MDFALLPPEVNSALIYAGPGSGPLLAAAAAWDSVAAELESTAGGYATEVSGLAGQSWFGPSSVAMAAAATSYADWLSAAAAAAGQTAAQAYGAAAAYEAAFAATVPPPLVAANRALLTGLVATNFFGQNTPAIAATEAQYAAMWVQDATAMYTYAADSSAASTLGSFSEPPQTTNQSGQDAQARAAAQTVGNATSSRTQSVAQLSSTNTAQQAGSTIPGDPPIPEGSTTTVPAGSTLTVGPGSVAYINSGSVTIATTSSDGSVYFGSATSIIVNAGSAVTLGTEAVGADGVLYQAGATVAAGANPLTLTPVEAFPDVVAYLISGSAVITGNPVADTTGIVNLSSSSITAVVGSSAASITNATGSVGYVAAAPAASSGAVPGLGLLTSSPGLAGTSGIQPQLDVEGLLEWAGTLSGTELAGAIG